In Brachyspira sp. SAP_772, the genomic window GTAGGAAGCGTGAGTTTAAATGGTGTAAGCCCTAATACTTCTGGTTATTTTAATTCATTTGGAAGTATGACTAATGTTGACTTTTTTGCAGGAGTACAATTCTCCTACCCTCTTGGTAAYAGAGCTAATGAAGCACAATACAAAATGGCTGAAAACTCATTATACGGAATAATAGCTCAATATGATATGCTTGAAAAAGATTATAACACACAGCTTCAAGGATATATTTATAAATTTGAAACATATAAAAATTTAATGAACAGTAAAAGAACACAAATAAGAGCAATAAACTCAAGAATAGCAACTCAGCTTCAAAAACTTGACCAAGGACGTTTAGAAATAGATGATTTACTTACTTCAAGATTAGACTTAGTAGCAACGCAAACAGAACTCTTAAACTTACAATATGAGTTTATTACAACGATATTTGATTATAGAGCATTACTTGCTATGGACTACTAATAAAATTATTTTAATGAAAAACAATAGAAGTTAATATCAAGGAGAGTGACTAATATATGGAAAGAATTATAGTATTTTTTGCCAAGAAAACTATGCTTGTTAATATAATAGTAATTGCAATATTAT contains:
- a CDS encoding TolC family protein codes for the protein VGSVSLNGVSPNTSGYFNSFGSMTNVDFFAGVQFSYPLGNRANEAQYKMAENSLYGIIAQYDMLEKDYNTQLQGYIYKFETYKNLMNSKRTQIRAINSRIATQLQKLDQGRLEIDDLLTSRLDLVATQTELLNLQYEFITTIFDYRALLAMDY